The genomic region TACGCCTGGCCGTGCCGGGAGGACACCACGGAGTTCAGCTCGCCCAGCTGACGGGCCCGGGCGAAGTCGCCGGCATCGGCAGGGGTGTGCAGCATAGTGGTCATCCAGTAGGAGAACTGCTGGGCCTTCCACACGCGGTCCAGGGCGCGGTCGCTGTATGAGTCCAGGAGGGCCGTGGAGCCGCTGTTGTAGTAGCTGTCCAGCCCCTCGAACAGCACCTTCACGTCGTGGATCGCCAGGTTCAGGCCCTTGGCGCCCGTTGGCGGAACGGTGTGCGCGGCGTCGCCGGCGAGGAACAGCTTCCCGTGCCGCATGGGCGTGTGCACGAAGCTGCGGAACGGCAGGACCATCTTGTCGATGACCGGGCCTTCCTTCAGCTCGAAGCCGTTGCCGTTGACCCGGCTGCGGAACTCCGCCCAGATCCGCTCATCGTTCCAGTCGGCCACGTTTTCCTTGGGGTCGCACTGGAAGTACATGCGCTGCACGGTTTCAGTGCGCTGGCTGATGAGGGCAAAGCCGTTCTCGGAGTTGGCGTAGATCAGCTCGTCGGAACTGCGCGGCGCCTCGGCAAGGATGCCGAACCACGCGAACGGGTACTCGTGGAAGTACCACTTGCGGTGCGCCTCGGGGATCTGGAAGCGGCAGTGGCTGCGCGAGCCGTCGGCACCGGTGATGAAGTCGGCCTGGAGCTCGTACTCCACGCCGTCAGCATCCGTGAACCAGACCTTGGGCTTGTCCTCGATGTCGTGGATGGTCGTTTCGGTGACGCGGTAGCGGACGTCCCCGCCGTCGGCCTCCCGGCGTGCGGCGAGGTCCATGAAGACGTCGGTCTGCGGGTAGAGCCAGACGGACTCGCCCACGAGTTCCTTGAAGTCGATGCGGTGGCTTTCGCCGTTGAACCGCAGCTCGATGCCGTCGTGCCGGTCGCCTTCCCGCAGCACGCGGTCGGACACACCACCGTCGACGAGCATGTTCACTGTGCCGTGCTCCAGGATGCCCGCGCGGACTGTCTCCGAAATTTCCTGGCGGCTGCGGATTTCGATCACCGTGGATTCAATTCCGGCCTTGGCCAGCAGGTGGGACAGCATGAGTCCCGCAGGGCCGGCGCCCAGAATGGCCACCTGGGTGGTGATGATCTGTCGTGCCATGGTGTTCCTCGCTCCGTTGCGTGGCCCGGGAGTCCGGGCAGAAGGTGGTCGCTGGCTAACAGTGTGCGCCGGAGAGTGTGGTCGGCGTTACAGCCATTCCGCTGAATGGAAGCATCGGCGGTGAGAGAGCTTATCCGGCACCCTCGCTGAGCCGCCGGGCGATGCCGCGCGCCGCCGTCTGAAGCGCCGGTACCAGCGCCTGCATGCGCATCTCCCGCAGCGGAACCACGACGCCGATCGCTGCCACCGCGCGCTTCTGGCCGTCCAGCACGGGAACAGCAATACCCCAGGTGTCGGGATCGATCACGCCAGCCAGTTCGGCGAAGCCCTGGTTCGCGGCCTCGGCCAGCAAGGCGCGCACTTCGTCACGGCCAACTTTTCCGACAGGGTCCGCGAACTGGTCCAGGTACTCGGCCTGGACGTGCTTTGGCTGGTGCGACATCAGGGCCAGTCCGGCCGACGAGACGTGGACTGCCATCCGGCCCGCGACCTGGGCCCGGTTGGCTACGGATCCGCGGCGGGACAGCCGCTCAACAAAGAGCGCTTCCCAACCGTCAAGCACCGCGAGATTCACGTTCTGGTTCAGCACATGCTGGATGTCCTCCATGAAGGGCATGGCCGCCTGACGCAAGGCCAGCGTGGGCGAATTGCGGTTCACCAGCTCCCACAGCCTCAGGCCCGGGCGCACCGAGCCGCCGGGGCTGGTTTCCAGGAGTCCGTGCGTGGCCAGCTGCCGCACCAGACGGTGGGCGGTGGTGAGGGGGAGGTCCGCGCGCTCCGCGAGCTCGGACAGCTGCAGGACGGTGACGCCGGCCGGGAACGCCGCGATGACGCGCACCACACGGTCCACCACTGAATCCCCGGAAACTGAATTGGCCACCACATCCACGCTTCCATTGAATGGTTTTGGTTGTCCCAGATTACACCCGGCGGTGATACAAATCTCATGTCGAATGTGATGTCGGCAGCCCGGAGCCAACAGGAGCCCCTGGCACACCGCCCCGAGCGCTTCGCGGCCCACCGCTTCCGGAAGAACTGCCGGTCCGGTGCAGCTGCAGCCCCGCACCACCTTCGCTTCCATAAAAGCTTCTACCCGGACGATGAGGTTCCCATGTCAACGCTCTCTGTTGCCCGCCGCTCCCAGTGGCCCGTCTGGCTTTGCTGGCTGGCCATGGTGCTGGACGGTTTCGACCTGGTGGTGCTGGGCACCGTCATTCCCACCCTGATCAAGACGCAGGACCTTGGCTTCGACGCCGTGGGAGCGACCTATGCTGCCACCATCTCCCTGGTGGGTGTGGGCATC from Arthrobacter globiformis harbors:
- a CDS encoding 4-hydroxybenzoate 3-monooxygenase, producing MARQIITTQVAILGAGPAGLMLSHLLAKAGIESTVIEIRSRQEISETVRAGILEHGTVNMLVDGGVSDRVLREGDRHDGIELRFNGESHRIDFKELVGESVWLYPQTDVFMDLAARREADGGDVRYRVTETTIHDIEDKPKVWFTDADGVEYELQADFITGADGSRSHCRFQIPEAHRKWYFHEYPFAWFGILAEAPRSSDELIYANSENGFALISQRTETVQRMYFQCDPKENVADWNDERIWAEFRSRVNGNGFELKEGPVIDKMVLPFRSFVHTPMRHGKLFLAGDAAHTVPPTGAKGLNLAIHDVKVLFEGLDSYYNSGSTALLDSYSDRALDRVWKAQQFSYWMTTMLHTPADAGDFARARQLGELNSVVSSRHGQAYLAEAYTGWPSA
- a CDS encoding IclR family transcriptional regulator, which produces MANSVSGDSVVDRVVRVIAAFPAGVTVLQLSELAERADLPLTTAHRLVRQLATHGLLETSPGGSVRPGLRLWELVNRNSPTLALRQAAMPFMEDIQHVLNQNVNLAVLDGWEALFVERLSRRGSVANRAQVAGRMAVHVSSAGLALMSHQPKHVQAEYLDQFADPVGKVGRDEVRALLAEAANQGFAELAGVIDPDTWGIAVPVLDGQKRAVAAIGVVVPLREMRMQALVPALQTAARGIARRLSEGAG